From a region of the Carettochelys insculpta isolate YL-2023 chromosome 29, ASM3395843v1, whole genome shotgun sequence genome:
- the GTF2F1 gene encoding general transcription factor IIF subunit 1, translated as MTALSTSSQSVTEYVVRVPKNTPKKYNIMAFNAADKVNFTTWHQAKMERDLSNKKIYQEEEMPESGAGSEFNRKLREEARRKKYGIVLREFKAEDQPWILKVNGKAGRKFKGVKKGGVTENASYYIFTQCPDGAFEAFPVSNWYNFTPVAKHRTLTAEEAEEEWERRNKVLNHFSIMQQRRLKDQGEEEEESKEKTSKKKSSELKIHDLEDDLEMSSDESEGSDGDGEKAATPKKKTPLTKKKKKKKGSDDEAFEDSDDGDFEGQEVDYMSDGSSSSQEEAAVGKPKVTKEEDGPKGIDEASDSSEESEEEKPAEEKEEEEEEKKAPTPQEKKKKKDSSDESETSEESDIDSEASSALFMAKRKTPPKKERKGSASSSRGNSRPGTPSVDAGSTSSTLRAAASKLEQGKRQSAAGDLPAAKRPKLDAGPQTTSGKSTPQPQSGKSTPSSGDVQLTEEAVRRYLTRKPMTTKDLLKKFQTKKTGLSSEQTVNVLAQILKRLNPERKMINEKMHFFLKE; from the exons ATGACCGCCCTG AGTACAAGCAGCCAGTCGGTTACAGAGTATGTGGTGCGAGTACCCAA AAACACCCCCAAGAAGTACAACATCATGGCCTTCAATGCTGCTGACAAGGTCAACTTCACCACCTGGCACCAG GCAAAAATGGAGCGTGATCTCAGCAACAAGAAGATCTACCAGGAGGAGGAGATGCCAGAGTCAGGGGCCGGCAGCGAGTTCAACCGCAAGCTGCGCGAGGAGGCGCGCCGCAAGAAGTACGGTATCGTCCTGCGGGAGTTCAAGGCTGAGGACCAGCCCTGGATCCTCAAGGTCAACGGCAAAGCTGGGCGCAA GTTCAAAGGGGTGAAGAAGGGTGGCGTGACCGAGAACGCTTCGTACTACATCTTCACCCAGTGCCCCGACGGCGCCTTCGAGGCCTTTCCAGTCAGCAACTGGTACAACTTCACGCCGGTGGCCAAGCACCGCACCCTGACGGCtgaggaggcggaggaggagtGGGAGCG GCGGAACAAGGTGCTGAACCACTTCAGCATCATGCAGCAGCGGCGGCTGAAGGACCagggcgaggaggaggaggagtcgaAGGAGAAGACCTCCAAGAAGAAGAGCAGTGAGCTGAAGATCCACGACCTGGAGGACGACCTGGAGATGAGCTCAGACGAGAGCGAGGGGAGTGACGGCGATG gggagaaggcGGCCACGCCCAAGAAGAAGACTCCGCtgaccaagaagaagaagaagaagaagggctCGGATGACGAAGCCTTCGAGGACAGCGACGATGGGGACTTCGAGGGGCAGGAAGTGGATTATATGTCAGATGGGTCCAG TAGCTCGCAGGAGGAGGCAGCGGTGGGGAAGCCCAAGGTGACAAAGGAAGAGGACGGTCCCAAGG GGATTGATGAGGCTAGCGACAGCAGTGAGGAGAGCGAGGAGGAGAAGCCGGccgaagagaaggaggaggaggaggaggagaagaaggccCCCACCCcgcaggagaagaagaagaaaaagg ACAGCAGTGATGAGTCggagacctcggaggagagcgaCATTGACAGCGAAGCGTCCTCGGCCCTTTTCATGGCG AAGAGGAAAACGCCGCCCAAGAAGGAGCGGAAGGGGTCGGCCAGCAGCTCCCGGGGCAACAGCCGCCCGGGGACGCCCAGCGTGGATGCAGGCAGCACCTCCTCCACGCTGCGAGCCGCAGCCAGCAAGCTGGAGCAAG GGAAGCGGCAGTCGGCAGCCGGTGACCTCCCGGCAGCCAAGCGGCCGAAACTGGACGCGGGACCCCAGACAACCTCGGGCAAGTCCACGCCCCAGCCACAGTCGGGCAAGTCCACCCCTAGCAGCGG CGACGTGCAGCTGACGGAGGAGGCCGTGCGGCGTTACCTGACCCGCAAGCCCATGACCACCAAAGACCTGCTGAAGAAGTTCCAGACCAAGAAGACGGGGCTGAGCAGCGAGCAGACGGTGAACGtgctggcccagatcctcaagCGCCTCAACCCTGAGCGCAAGATGATCAACGAGAAGATGCACTTCTTCCTCAAGGAgtga
- the ALKBH7 gene encoding alpha-ketoglutarate-dependent dioxygenase alkB homolog 7, mitochondrial isoform X2, which produces MPRGRVGAAPAPPSHNAAGAAQGRPIMQRAAARRPPAWPGPARLRRALCGAGAALVRASGPGVARRLRGQAGVRPGFLSGPEEAALGRELEPRLRRRRYQFDHWDGAIHGFRETEISHWSEESQKILQRVRDTAFPPGVPQLSLVHVLDLDKSGYIKPHIDSVKRDAAGQRAEPRGLDGAAAAAPFTVHPQGHSSLRVYPRDPQR; this is translated from the exons ATGCCGCGCGGGAGGGTCGGAGCGGCCCCCGCCCCTCCTTCCCACAATGCCGCGGGCGCCGCCCAGGGCCGGCCCATCATGCAGCGCGCGGCGGCGCGGCGGcccccggcctggcccggcccggcgcggCTCCGGCGGGCGCtgtgcggggcgggggcggcgctGGTGCGGGCCTCGGGCCCGGGCGTGGCGCGGCGGCTGCGGGGCCAGGCGGGGGTGCGGCCCGGCTTCCTCAGCGGCCCCGAGGAGGCGGCGCTGGGCCGCGAGCTGGAGCCACGGCTGCGCCGCCGGCGCTACCAGTTCGACCACTGGGACGGG GCCATCCATGGCTTCCGGGAAACGGAGATCTCCCACTGGAGCGAGGAGAGCCAGAAAATCTTGCAGCGGGTCCGGGATACGGCCTTCCCACCAGGGGTGCCTCAGCTCTCGCTCGTCCACGTCCTCGACCTGGATAAAAGTGGCTACATCAAACCTCACATAGACAGTGTCAAG CGTGATGCGGCTGGTCAGCGAGCAGAACCCAGGGGACTggatggagctgctgctgccgcgcCGTTCACTGTACATCCTCAG GGGCACAGCTCGCTACGAGTTTACCCACGAGATCCTCAAAGATGA
- the ALKBH7 gene encoding alpha-ketoglutarate-dependent dioxygenase alkB homolog 7, mitochondrial isoform X1, with translation MPRGRVGAAPAPPSHNAAGAAQGRPIMQRAAARRPPAWPGPARLRRALCGAGAALVRASGPGVARRLRGQAGVRPGFLSGPEEAALGRELEPRLRRRRYQFDHWDGAIHGFRETEISHWSEESQKILQRVRDTAFPPGVPQLSLVHVLDLDKSGYIKPHIDSVKFCGCTIAGLSLLSASVMRLVSEQNPGDWMELLLPRRSLYILRGTARYEFTHEILKDEESFFDGQKIPRERRISVICRNLPVLPAPT, from the exons ATGCCGCGCGGGAGGGTCGGAGCGGCCCCCGCCCCTCCTTCCCACAATGCCGCGGGCGCCGCCCAGGGCCGGCCCATCATGCAGCGCGCGGCGGCGCGGCGGcccccggcctggcccggcccggcgcggCTCCGGCGGGCGCtgtgcggggcgggggcggcgctGGTGCGGGCCTCGGGCCCGGGCGTGGCGCGGCGGCTGCGGGGCCAGGCGGGGGTGCGGCCCGGCTTCCTCAGCGGCCCCGAGGAGGCGGCGCTGGGCCGCGAGCTGGAGCCACGGCTGCGCCGCCGGCGCTACCAGTTCGACCACTGGGACGGG GCCATCCATGGCTTCCGGGAAACGGAGATCTCCCACTGGAGCGAGGAGAGCCAGAAAATCTTGCAGCGGGTCCGGGATACGGCCTTCCCACCAGGGGTGCCTCAGCTCTCGCTCGTCCACGTCCTCGACCTGGATAAAAGTGGCTACATCAAACCTCACATAGACAGTGTCAAG TTTTGCGGCTGCACGATTGCGGGTCTTTCCTTGTTGTCTGCCAGCGTGATGCGGCTGGTCAGCGAGCAGAACCCAGGGGACTggatggagctgctgctgccgcgcCGTTCACTGTACATCCTCAG GGGCACAGCTCGCTACGAGTTTACCCACGAGATCCTCAAAGATGAGGAGTCCTTCTTTGATGGCCAGAAGATCCCCCGAGAGAGGAGGATTTCCGTCATCTGCAGGAACCTGCCTGTGCTGCCCGCTCCGACGTAG
- the PSPN gene encoding persephin — translation MDSSQFLCSVSLILLVRPAVSQPVVMDEQQPGTSTRDLLLETHVAKGPSLQVQDEWKSPMPFASPGLAKSRQKRRHRLWEPLEEPACQLQSLLLRVKDLGLGYDSEETILFKYCSGSCPKARTNHDLTLSLLLQKSEIPALGDLCCRPTHYEDVAFLDDSHQWHEVEKLSASACSCVG, via the exons ATGGACTCCTCCCAGTTCCTCTGCAGCGTCTCGCTCATCCTCCTGGTCAGGCCCGCTGTCTCCCAGCCCGTGGTGATGGACGAGCAGCAGCCGGGTACCAGCACCAGGGACCTGCTCCTAG AGACACACGTGGCAAAGGGACCTTCCCTGCAGGTCCAGGATGAGTGGAAAAGCCCGATGCCCTTTGCATCCCCCGGCTTGGCCAAGAGCCGTCAGAAACGGAGGCACCGCTTGTGGGAGCCCCTGGAGGAGCCAGCgtgccagctgcagagcttgCTGCTGCGTGTCAAGGACCTGGGCCTGGGCTACGACTCCGAGGAGACCATCCTATTCAAGTACTGCAGCGGGAGCTGCCCCAAGGCCCGCACCAACCACGACCTGACTCTCTCACTGCTGCTACAGAAGAGCGAGATCCCGGCCCTGGGCGACCTCTGCTGCCGGCCGACGCACTACGAGGACGTGGCCTTCCTGGACGACAGCCACCAGTGGCACGAGGTGGAGAAGCTCTCGGCTTCCGCCTGCTCCTGTGTTGGCTGA